The Echinicola rosea genome has a segment encoding these proteins:
- a CDS encoding 3-keto-disaccharide hydrolase: protein MKNLLLPILAICICSACSKSSQQSHESEGEDTSQVVIDLQDGWVSLFNGESLENWKVKISKHELNDNYANTFRVEDGMMKVRYDGYEDFDQQYGHIFYDESFSAYLLHLEYRFVGEQAPGGEGWALRNSGAMLHGQSPESMLKDQDFPISIEGQLLGGDGEHDRTTSNLCTPGTNVVMDGELFTPHCVSSTSKTYHGEQWVTADFLVLADSLVQHIVEGDTVMTYYDPQIGGGNVSPVDPEVKQDGKLLSEGYISLQSESHPIDFRKVELFDLAPYMDDQASLKAVLEELRNR, encoded by the coding sequence ATGAAAAACCTACTATTGCCCATTTTAGCCATCTGTATCTGTAGTGCCTGCTCCAAGTCCAGTCAGCAGTCCCACGAATCCGAAGGAGAAGATACTTCTCAAGTGGTCATTGATCTTCAAGATGGGTGGGTATCATTATTTAATGGGGAGAGTTTGGAGAATTGGAAGGTGAAGATTTCAAAACACGAACTCAATGATAATTATGCCAATACCTTCAGGGTAGAAGATGGCATGATGAAAGTGCGTTATGATGGTTATGAGGATTTTGACCAGCAGTATGGTCATATTTTTTATGATGAGTCTTTTTCAGCCTATTTACTTCATCTCGAATACCGGTTTGTGGGTGAGCAAGCACCGGGAGGTGAAGGTTGGGCATTGAGGAATAGTGGTGCGATGCTCCATGGTCAGTCTCCCGAAAGCATGTTAAAGGATCAGGATTTTCCGATTTCTATCGAAGGCCAGCTTCTTGGCGGTGATGGAGAGCATGATCGTACCACCAGCAACCTGTGCACCCCTGGTACTAATGTGGTGATGGACGGAGAGTTGTTTACGCCACACTGTGTAAGTTCGACCTCAAAGACCTATCATGGAGAGCAGTGGGTGACAGCTGATTTTTTAGTGTTGGCGGATTCATTGGTCCAGCATATCGTGGAGGGAGACACGGTGATGACCTATTATGATCCTCAGATTGGCGGCGGAAATGTCTCGCCTGTCGATCCGGAGGTCAAGCAGGATGGTAAATTACTTTCGGAAGGCTATATTTCCTTGCAGAGTGAGAGTCATCCTATCGATTTTCGCAAGGTGGAGTTGTTTGATCTCGCCCCTTATATGGATGATCAAGCTTCCCTTAAAGCCGTCCTTGAAGAGTTGAGGAACCGCTAA
- a CDS encoding PAS domain-containing sensor histidine kinase — protein sequence MLRASYSIDRNNQSKVDQEGLSKTRKDQVMILKHKQQDAGTIYTALINIQRQHQVGELSSCQAFDQLRSIAFGIVSHESILFGKAVSGKVDGYTYFFSDKHDRSDLVYWTQTKNVVNDLFLHNAASMDKGSIIQGDFTSGVKDYEGLKGGYALIPTFLDKETHSFLVLLNANLSDLDDCCEILKQLAATFEMIYLSECRLGGKVEGGNGKSKNEILDMLMKYSSDAIGVFNVNWSPKFLSPSFEHLFGFTREQLMNPSFFECFRSEVKDMKKVVIDGIERYRFTNLNANKERMWLESIFDTLYDDDGEIQGHMAIVRNISEEVKGDKKMSEALEKEIALNKMKSQFISITSHEFKTPLSTIKSSIEICNIELQRQLEEHPSEQKFKKHFNRVNNEVDRMNSLLVNLLNLEKINQGVIQVSSKTKKINSYLRSVLEDWVDQDAVQFETALPDDFTHPIDVSLMNQVMTNLVENALKYGSREDDVLVRANIAEGKLIISVKDYGDGISKDEQEHLFKPFFRASNANKYDKGSGLGLMITKKFIELQNGTIHFESEVGEGTCFYLTFSLT from the coding sequence ATGTTGAGAGCATCGTATTCAATAGACCGAAATAACCAAAGTAAAGTAGATCAAGAAGGTTTATCCAAGACCAGAAAAGATCAAGTTATGATTTTAAAGCATAAACAGCAGGATGCAGGAACAATCTATACAGCACTTATCAATATACAGCGGCAGCATCAAGTAGGAGAACTTAGCAGCTGTCAGGCCTTTGATCAGTTGAGGTCAATTGCTTTTGGGATAGTGTCGCACGAGTCCATACTTTTTGGGAAAGCTGTTTCGGGGAAGGTGGATGGATATACTTATTTTTTTTCTGATAAACATGACCGATCAGACTTGGTTTATTGGACCCAAACCAAAAATGTGGTTAATGATCTTTTTCTCCATAATGCAGCATCAATGGATAAAGGATCGATTATTCAAGGAGATTTTACCTCGGGAGTAAAAGATTATGAAGGTTTGAAAGGAGGCTATGCTCTGATCCCTACATTTTTGGATAAAGAAACCCACAGTTTTTTGGTCTTGTTGAATGCCAATTTGTCTGACCTAGATGATTGTTGTGAAATTCTTAAGCAATTGGCAGCCACTTTTGAAATGATTTATTTATCCGAGTGTCGGCTTGGTGGTAAAGTAGAGGGGGGCAACGGTAAAAGTAAAAATGAGATTTTGGATATGTTGATGAAATATTCATCAGATGCTATCGGAGTGTTTAATGTGAATTGGTCGCCCAAGTTTCTTTCTCCTTCCTTTGAGCATCTTTTTGGGTTTACGAGAGAGCAATTGATGAATCCTTCTTTTTTTGAATGTTTCCGGAGTGAGGTGAAAGACATGAAAAAGGTGGTAATAGATGGTATAGAAAGATACCGTTTCACCAATCTTAATGCAAATAAGGAAAGGATGTGGTTAGAGAGTATTTTTGACACCTTGTATGATGATGATGGAGAAATCCAAGGGCATATGGCTATTGTGCGAAATATTTCCGAGGAAGTGAAGGGGGACAAAAAAATGTCCGAGGCTTTGGAAAAAGAAATAGCACTGAACAAAATGAAATCCCAGTTTATTTCCATCACTTCCCATGAGTTTAAAACGCCGCTTTCTACCATTAAATCAAGTATAGAAATCTGCAATATTGAGCTGCAGCGCCAACTGGAAGAGCATCCGTCTGAGCAAAAATTTAAAAAACATTTTAATCGGGTAAACAATGAGGTGGACCGGATGAACTCGTTGTTGGTCAACCTTCTGAACCTCGAAAAGATTAATCAGGGCGTAATTCAAGTCAGTTCTAAAACAAAAAAGATCAATTCATACCTCCGTTCTGTTCTGGAGGACTGGGTCGATCAAGATGCAGTTCAATTTGAAACAGCATTGCCTGACGATTTTACCCATCCCATCGATGTCAGTCTGATGAATCAGGTCATGACAAACTTGGTAGAAAATGCATTGAAATATGGCAGTAGGGAGGATGATGTGCTCGTACGGGCCAATATAGCTGAAGGTAAGCTCATCATTTCAGTAAAAGACTATGGCGATGGGATTTCCAAAGACGAACAAGAGCATCTGTTTAAACCGTTTTTTAGGGCATCAAATGCCAATAAATATGACAAGGGATCAGGGTTGGGGCTGATGATAACCAAGAAATTCATCGAACTCCAAAACGGAACGATCCATTTTGAATCTGAGGTTGGAGAAGGGACTTGCTTCTATCTTACGTTTTCGTTGACATAG
- a CDS encoding LytR/AlgR family response regulator transcription factor has protein sequence MKTQILIVEDNLELADNTQDLLEAEGFEVCDILDSDEKIEDTLFEKFPAAVLLDIHLKGNSNGIDIAHNIRNKFNIPVVFFTSSTDKETLNKVKEVSPDGYIVKPFSKDTLITTLTLAISNYETKNTDKVSELILHDKIIKGSLFIRDKGYLKKIAIKDIDWIKADGSYTHISTGDNTVYTLRNILKDVLQKLPSMLFCKVNKAFIVNLDKIDALNSKEIIIKEQSIPVGRNYYQNILSRLNQVTR, from the coding sequence ATGAAAACGCAGATACTGATCGTAGAGGATAACCTTGAATTGGCCGACAATACCCAAGACTTGTTGGAAGCTGAAGGGTTTGAGGTTTGCGATATCCTGGATTCAGACGAAAAAATCGAAGACACCTTGTTTGAAAAGTTCCCCGCAGCAGTCCTTTTGGACATTCACCTTAAGGGCAATAGCAATGGAATCGACATTGCACATAACATTCGGAATAAATTCAACATCCCGGTGGTCTTTTTTACAAGCTCTACGGATAAAGAAACCTTAAATAAGGTAAAAGAAGTATCACCCGACGGATATATCGTCAAACCTTTTTCAAAGGACACCTTGATTACCACACTGACACTGGCCATTAGCAACTACGAAACCAAAAATACCGACAAGGTCTCGGAACTTATCCTGCACGATAAAATCATCAAAGGCTCTTTATTTATCCGGGACAAAGGCTATTTGAAAAAAATCGCCATAAAAGATATCGATTGGATCAAGGCCGATGGTTCATATACGCATATCAGCACAGGCGATAACACAGTCTATACCCTGAGAAATATCCTCAAGGATGTTCTCCAAAAACTCCCCTCCATGCTTTTCTGTAAAGTAAACAAGGCATTTATCGTTAACCTCGACAAAATAGACGCCCTCAATTCCAAAGAAATCATCATCAAAGAACAATCGATTCCCGTAGGCAGAAATTACTACCAAAATATCCTTTCCAGACTAAACCAAGTCACCCGCTAA
- a CDS encoding glycoside hydrolase family 88 protein: MKLHYKITFSLLAVGFLASACSQSKQKEKEKVSNETAITQEFIEENVAFSVKQYQHLSTQVPEDKLPRTYLKDEDKSVPSGTSWWTSGFYPGTLLYLYELSGDSSMLELAEQKLDILEKEKDNTGTHDLGFMLFCSFGNAYRITGNEHYKAVMLQGAESLATRFHPETGLIKSWDHGKWNYPVIIDNMMNLEFLFWASEVSGDDKYRNINISHADSTMKNHFRDDYSSFHVVDYDPTTGKVVEKKTHQGKADNSAWARGQSWGLYGYIVMYRDTKDPAYLDQAENIAAFILDHPNMPEDMVPYWDYDAPATDSTYRDASAAALNASALLELSRYTEDKAKSEKYIDAAEKTILSLSSDKYRAKLGQNGGFILLHSVGSLPHNSEVDVPLTYADYYYIEALKRYQDWFLN; encoded by the coding sequence ATGAAACTACATTACAAAATAACCTTTTCTCTCTTGGCGGTGGGCTTTTTGGCAAGTGCTTGTAGTCAGTCCAAGCAAAAGGAAAAAGAAAAGGTATCAAATGAAACAGCCATTACCCAGGAATTTATTGAGGAAAACGTAGCATTTTCCGTCAAGCAATACCAACACCTAAGTACACAGGTACCGGAAGACAAGCTACCGAGGACTTACCTTAAAGATGAAGACAAATCCGTCCCTTCCGGCACCAGCTGGTGGACTTCAGGTTTCTATCCGGGCACTTTGCTGTACCTCTATGAGCTATCGGGGGATTCCAGCATGCTGGAGCTGGCCGAGCAGAAATTGGATATCTTGGAGAAAGAAAAAGACAACACAGGCACCCATGACCTGGGCTTTATGTTATTCTGCAGCTTCGGAAATGCCTACAGGATCACGGGAAACGAGCATTATAAAGCGGTAATGCTACAAGGTGCCGAATCATTGGCCACCCGCTTCCACCCAGAAACGGGACTGATCAAATCCTGGGATCACGGCAAATGGAACTACCCGGTAATCATCGATAATATGATGAACTTGGAATTTCTTTTTTGGGCGTCCGAGGTTTCTGGTGATGACAAATACCGCAACATCAATATTTCCCACGCCGACAGCACCATGAAAAACCATTTCCGGGATGATTATAGCTCCTTCCATGTAGTAGATTATGACCCTACAACCGGAAAAGTGGTCGAAAAGAAAACCCACCAAGGCAAGGCAGACAATTCCGCTTGGGCCCGCGGACAATCTTGGGGACTTTACGGATACATTGTCATGTATCGTGATACCAAAGACCCTGCCTATCTCGACCAAGCTGAAAATATCGCAGCCTTTATCCTTGATCATCCCAACATGCCAGAAGACATGGTTCCTTACTGGGATTATGATGCGCCTGCTACTGACTCCACTTATAGGGATGCATCTGCAGCAGCACTCAATGCATCCGCACTCCTAGAACTGAGCAGATACACGGAGGATAAAGCAAAATCAGAAAAATACATAGATGCCGCTGAAAAAACGATCCTCAGCCTGTCTTCCGATAAATACCGTGCAAAGCTCGGCCAAAATGGAGGCTTTATCTTACTGCATAGTGTGGGCTCCCTGCCTCACAATTCTGAGGTAGATGTACCATTGACCTATGCCGACTACTATTATATCGAAGCATTGAAGCGCTACCAAGACTGGTTTCTTAACTGA
- a CDS encoding beta-N-acetylhexosaminidase — MKIYILLFAAYFSSLVCFGQSSPAIIPLPSAYEGGASFFPITSNTKIHYTNDLLKEEAYFLQKELLGRKSFPISIQSSEATAPGISLILRKTTQEGYRLYIDQSTGVTITAATETGIFQGIISLLQLIDQAEPSQHQLAIPTWKIQDTPAYAWRGFMLDESRHFFGVEKVKSLLDWMAFYKLNKFHWHLTDAQGWRIAIKKYPRLALIGGIGNNSDPLAPAQYYSQAQIQEIVRYAAERKIDIIPEIDMPGHATAANKAYPEFSGGGSVKYPEFTFHPAKEGTYQYLTDILREVDALFPAQMIHLGGDEVSFGNQQWKNDPQVKQLMASQQLKDLKAVEDYFMKRMADSLFSLDNTILAWDEMAEAGLPTGQSILLWWRHDQPQQLQKLLDNDIPTVICPRIPLYFDFVQQENDRYGRKWGGKFNPVQRVYDFSLSKLNIPDSKKPLVLGFQANLWTETVTDEDRLDYLTFPRLAALAEITWTSEEQKDFEGFSARLKKHLPLYQKAGIYYHDPFDPDTHPEPIMAK, encoded by the coding sequence ATGAAAATTTACATTCTCCTTTTTGCTGCATACTTCTCCTCTTTGGTTTGCTTCGGCCAAAGCAGCCCTGCGATCATTCCGCTCCCCAGTGCTTATGAAGGAGGTGCATCTTTTTTCCCTATCACTTCCAATACTAAAATCCACTACACAAATGATCTTCTGAAAGAGGAGGCTTATTTTCTGCAAAAAGAACTCCTAGGGAGAAAATCATTCCCCATTAGCATACAATCATCCGAAGCCACGGCACCTGGTATCAGTTTGATCCTAAGGAAAACTACTCAGGAAGGTTACAGACTGTATATCGACCAGTCCACCGGGGTCACTATCACTGCAGCAACCGAAACCGGCATATTCCAAGGCATTATCTCGCTGCTGCAATTGATCGACCAAGCGGAGCCTTCCCAACACCAGCTGGCCATTCCCACTTGGAAAATCCAAGATACCCCGGCATACGCTTGGAGGGGATTCATGCTGGATGAGTCTAGGCATTTTTTTGGGGTGGAAAAAGTAAAATCCCTCCTTGACTGGATGGCCTTTTATAAGCTCAATAAATTCCATTGGCACCTTACCGATGCACAAGGATGGAGAATAGCCATCAAAAAATACCCTAGGTTGGCGCTGATTGGCGGAATAGGCAATAATAGCGATCCCTTAGCTCCTGCCCAGTACTACAGCCAAGCACAAATCCAAGAGATCGTGCGCTATGCAGCAGAACGAAAAATCGATATCATTCCCGAGATCGACATGCCGGGACATGCCACTGCCGCCAACAAAGCTTACCCTGAATTTAGTGGTGGTGGATCGGTAAAATACCCAGAATTCACTTTCCATCCTGCTAAAGAGGGCACCTATCAGTATCTGACGGATATTCTTCGGGAAGTCGATGCGCTTTTTCCCGCTCAGATGATCCATCTAGGGGGAGACGAAGTAAGCTTCGGCAACCAACAGTGGAAAAATGACCCGCAAGTAAAACAATTGATGGCCTCCCAGCAATTGAAAGATCTAAAGGCAGTGGAAGATTACTTTATGAAACGAATGGCAGACTCGCTTTTTTCACTCGACAATACCATTCTTGCTTGGGACGAAATGGCCGAAGCCGGCCTACCTACGGGCCAAAGCATCTTGCTATGGTGGCGGCACGACCAGCCTCAGCAGCTCCAAAAACTCTTGGACAATGATATCCCCACCGTCATCTGTCCGAGAATACCACTATACTTTGATTTTGTTCAGCAAGAAAATGACCGCTATGGTAGAAAATGGGGCGGCAAATTCAACCCTGTCCAACGGGTCTATGATTTTAGCCTATCAAAACTAAACATTCCCGACTCCAAAAAACCTTTGGTTTTAGGATTTCAGGCTAACTTATGGACAGAGACGGTCACTGATGAAGATCGATTGGACTACTTGACCTTTCCGAGACTGGCAGCACTTGCTGAAATCACCTGGACATCCGAAGAGCAAAAAGATTTTGAAGGCTTCTCTGCCAGACTGAAAAAGCACCTACCACTTTATCAAAAAGCAGGAATTTACTACCATGATCCTTTTGATCCTGACACTCACCCAGAACCGATCATGGCAAAATAA
- a CDS encoding DUF2264 domain-containing protein: protein MNRRSFVKYIPAVGAIGVLPNTLSANTASAAPENANTRSYWAKTLYKIASPMLTQMSQGKLRATMPVETPPKAYRGRENVTHLEALGRTLAGVAPWLALPESTDEEGKMRKDLKEKALKSIAHSVDPQSPDYLNWTKGSQPLVDGAFLVHGIMRAPEALWEPLDDEVKRRFVQEIKNQKEAIPPYYNNWLLFGAMLDAFLLFVDEGGDFMRIDFAVKKHDEWYVGDGWYGDGQNFHMDYYNGYVIQPMMLQVLKIAASKKKSYEKLYETVGKRMTRFAEQQERLISPEGTYPPVGRSITYRVGAFQPLAEAALLGILPEAISGAQVRSALSAIIKRQFEAPGTFDGDGWLTIGFCGHQPEMGDSYISTGSLYLCTLGFLPLGLPADHSFWTAQEEDWTAKKAWNGISIQADHAISF, encoded by the coding sequence ATGAATAGACGATCTTTTGTAAAATACATTCCAGCAGTAGGAGCCATTGGTGTTTTGCCAAACACCCTGTCCGCAAACACCGCCTCGGCAGCTCCAGAAAACGCCAATACGAGAAGCTATTGGGCAAAGACTTTATATAAAATCGCCTCTCCTATGCTCACCCAGATGAGCCAAGGGAAACTGCGTGCGACCATGCCCGTGGAAACCCCTCCTAAAGCCTACAGAGGTCGTGAAAACGTCACTCACCTAGAGGCATTAGGGAGAACACTCGCCGGCGTGGCTCCGTGGCTTGCACTGCCCGAATCCACGGATGAAGAAGGAAAAATGCGTAAAGACCTCAAAGAAAAAGCGCTGAAAAGCATCGCCCACAGTGTAGATCCCCAATCCCCTGACTACCTCAACTGGACCAAAGGTTCCCAGCCGCTTGTGGACGGGGCATTTTTGGTGCACGGTATCATGCGTGCTCCAGAAGCACTTTGGGAGCCATTGGACGATGAAGTGAAGCGACGGTTTGTCCAGGAAATCAAAAACCAGAAAGAAGCCATCCCCCCTTATTACAACAACTGGCTGCTCTTTGGGGCGATGTTGGATGCTTTTTTGCTCTTTGTTGATGAGGGAGGTGATTTTATGCGAATTGATTTTGCGGTCAAAAAACATGACGAATGGTATGTAGGAGACGGTTGGTATGGTGATGGCCAAAACTTCCACATGGACTACTATAACGGCTATGTCATCCAGCCCATGATGCTCCAAGTACTAAAAATAGCCGCATCCAAAAAGAAGAGCTACGAAAAACTTTATGAGACAGTCGGTAAGAGAATGACCCGTTTTGCTGAGCAACAAGAACGCTTGATCTCCCCAGAAGGTACCTATCCACCAGTAGGAAGGTCCATCACCTATCGTGTGGGAGCCTTTCAGCCACTGGCAGAAGCGGCATTACTGGGCATCCTGCCCGAAGCTATTTCAGGAGCACAAGTCCGCAGTGCATTGAGTGCAATCATCAAAAGGCAATTTGAAGCACCGGGTACATTTGATGGAGACGGCTGGCTGACTATCGGATTTTGTGGCCATCAACCAGAAATGGGAGATTCATACATCTCTACAGGAAGCCTTTACCTGTGCACATTGGGCTTCCTGCCTTTGGGACTTCCTGCTGACCATTCCTTCTGGACAGCTCAAGAAGAAGACTGGACAGCTAAAAAGGCTTGGAATGGCATTAGCATCCAAGCAGACCATGCCATTTCATTTTAA
- a CDS encoding RNA polymerase sigma factor, whose amino-acid sequence MIAKTQNLEKAWSAFLEGDDEALGFIYAENIDRLYNYGRQFTRNKSLVKDTIQDVFCQLIDDRKKLRHAHSVKAYLMACFRRRLMGALKQERRDVDAVLDDEAFFISVDATSYFIDSNLSMNQKKLLEQYCNELPVRQREIIMMRFFENMPYEEIAEVMGLANAKTVRTMMYRGLNKLSDSLTPYKSQLLQALIIMELMR is encoded by the coding sequence ATGATAGCAAAGACCCAGAATTTAGAGAAAGCTTGGAGTGCGTTTTTGGAAGGAGATGATGAGGCGTTGGGCTTTATTTATGCTGAAAACATAGACAGGCTTTATAATTATGGGCGGCAGTTTACCAGGAACAAATCATTGGTAAAGGATACGATCCAGGATGTATTCTGTCAGTTGATCGATGATCGTAAAAAGCTGCGGCATGCCCACTCCGTGAAGGCATACTTAATGGCTTGCTTTCGCAGGAGATTAATGGGTGCATTGAAACAAGAGCGTAGGGATGTCGATGCCGTATTGGACGACGAAGCTTTTTTTATTTCAGTGGATGCCACTTCTTATTTTATCGATTCCAATTTGTCGATGAACCAAAAGAAACTTCTGGAGCAGTACTGCAATGAGCTTCCTGTGCGGCAGCGAGAGATTATCATGATGAGGTTTTTCGAGAACATGCCTTATGAGGAAATTGCCGAAGTGATGGGGCTTGCCAATGCCAAGACCGTTAGAACTATGATGTATAGGGGACTAAACAAACTTTCGGATTCCCTGACTCCTTATAAATCCCAGCTCTTACAAGCACTGATCATAATGGAACTGATGAGGTGA
- a CDS encoding immunoglobulin domain-containing protein yields MSSVVVNNTLHVNFLGAKTARRAVLAFFCLCFIWPAEVKGQKVYADNYIRKSNNVPAGWWDLLPPYNKKTVLNENGAANGGDEQFATLLSSAGLILDIGAYSGYVEIQYDEIVPANTPTYIRVDGDEGLLEQLLGGTLGELLSGVAGSILGKQIIKVEAKDSNGVLLFAQSTLGGLGSADLKMVKDRNGYYHLMFTPDVPYQRLRITNLATALAGLGIEFYFDVYEAFYYDEACNYAPEFISYDGRGINLDALNLGGGIVEHPENAIDDDPATASSVSPGLLNVLGSSTQQFYFTQASAPTDEVMVTLSGDPSLVDIELLSNVSFKAFNGDSQVFEQDLGALSAELLGLIKLDLLGLLGDGEAVTFPVSPGVPFDRFEISVGSFLDVDVGEALNVHEVQRTVGMPDFGGVTGNNYSICEGQPLSVSPQSYGGASLRWYEAQEGGTPIGTTESLDIDEVTEDKTYYVSSVDECSGEEIESARVAVEVDALAVPAQEDYEALPSQATYGEGEVVVLGPNLELSAGIENPQFSWSLEPDGVPTITDELVVDKGGHTVTYRLRPDGALEIEGLLPEEEIDEVYLILQNGDTGCSAIEAVEQVFVILPVSWLRFEGYAKENGNYLNWEFSAQNPLMQLIVQRAGPGLEWYKIGEISLSSDHIFGGVFDFPDEAPASGINFYRIKAVQLNGKENYSTVMRLDSEIERQQEFSIFPNPVMDIPVLRNHSPKKFDHITVQVVSQSGAVVDRFTLDQLLPGQAKKLYQGKSLKPGGYVYLIYTQGHAQQIKVIW; encoded by the coding sequence ATGAGTTCGGTAGTAGTTAATAATACCCTTCACGTTAATTTTTTAGGTGCCAAGACTGCCCGCAGGGCGGTCTTGGCCTTTTTTTGCTTGTGTTTTATCTGGCCTGCCGAGGTCAAGGGGCAGAAGGTTTATGCAGATAATTATATAAGAAAGAGTAATAATGTCCCTGCGGGATGGTGGGATTTATTACCTCCATATAATAAAAAAACAGTATTAAATGAAAACGGGGCGGCTAATGGAGGTGATGAACAATTTGCAACATTACTATCTAGTGCAGGTCTCATTTTAGACATAGGCGCTTATAGTGGGTATGTTGAAATCCAGTATGATGAGATTGTTCCTGCCAATACCCCGACTTATATCAGAGTGGATGGAGATGAGGGATTACTTGAACAATTATTAGGAGGGACGCTGGGTGAGCTTTTGAGTGGGGTGGCCGGCAGCATCTTGGGAAAGCAAATAATCAAAGTGGAAGCAAAGGATTCAAATGGGGTTCTGCTATTTGCTCAAAGCACACTAGGTGGGCTTGGATCTGCTGATCTTAAAATGGTCAAGGATAGAAATGGTTATTACCACTTAATGTTTACCCCAGACGTACCATATCAAAGGCTAAGAATCACCAATCTAGCGACGGCTTTAGCTGGTCTGGGTATTGAGTTTTACTTTGATGTGTATGAAGCTTTCTATTATGATGAAGCATGCAATTATGCTCCCGAATTTATCTCTTACGATGGCAGAGGGATTAACTTGGATGCGTTAAACTTAGGAGGAGGAATCGTGGAGCATCCTGAAAATGCCATTGATGATGATCCGGCCACGGCATCTTCAGTGAGTCCAGGCTTATTGAACGTCCTTGGGAGTTCTACACAGCAGTTTTATTTCACACAAGCTTCCGCTCCTACAGACGAGGTGATGGTGACATTGAGTGGAGACCCTTCTCTAGTGGACATAGAATTGTTGAGCAATGTTTCTTTTAAAGCTTTTAATGGAGATTCGCAGGTATTTGAGCAGGATTTGGGAGCTTTGTCAGCAGAACTGTTGGGCTTGATCAAGCTGGACCTGCTGGGACTTCTTGGGGATGGAGAGGCGGTGACCTTTCCAGTTTCGCCGGGTGTTCCATTTGATCGGTTTGAGATCAGTGTGGGCTCTTTTTTGGATGTCGATGTGGGGGAAGCCCTGAATGTCCACGAGGTGCAACGCACTGTAGGTATGCCGGATTTTGGCGGGGTGACAGGTAACAATTATTCCATTTGCGAAGGACAGCCCCTGAGTGTATCACCGCAAAGCTATGGAGGAGCCTCTCTCCGCTGGTATGAAGCACAAGAGGGAGGTACTCCCATTGGCACCACCGAAAGCTTGGATATTGATGAAGTGACAGAAGATAAAACCTATTACGTATCCAGTGTGGATGAATGCAGCGGGGAGGAAATAGAGTCCGCCAGGGTAGCGGTGGAGGTGGATGCATTGGCTGTTCCGGCACAGGAGGATTATGAGGCACTTCCCAGTCAGGCGACATATGGTGAAGGCGAAGTGGTGGTTTTGGGACCAAACTTGGAATTAAGTGCCGGTATAGAGAACCCACAGTTTAGCTGGTCTTTGGAGCCAGATGGCGTACCCACGATCACGGATGAATTGGTCGTGGATAAGGGGGGGCATACCGTGACTTACCGTTTACGGCCGGATGGGGCGTTGGAGATCGAAGGGCTTCTTCCAGAAGAAGAAATCGATGAAGTTTACTTGATCTTACAAAATGGTGATACGGGATGTAGCGCCATCGAAGCAGTAGAGCAGGTGTTTGTTATCCTGCCGGTCAGCTGGTTACGGTTTGAGGGTTATGCGAAGGAGAATGGAAATTATTTGAACTGGGAGTTTAGTGCTCAGAATCCCCTGATGCAGTTGATTGTCCAGCGAGCTGGTCCAGGACTCGAGTGGTACAAAATAGGGGAGATTAGCCTGTCAAGTGACCACATTTTTGGAGGGGTATTTGATTTTCCGGACGAAGCACCTGCTTCTGGCATAAACTTCTATCGGATCAAAGCGGTACAGCTCAATGGTAAGGAAAATTATTCCACTGTAATGCGGTTGGATAGCGAGATTGAAAGGCAGCAGGAATTTAGCATTTTTCCAAACCCCGTCATGGATATTCCTGTATTGCGAAACCACAGCCCAAAGAAGTTTGATCATATTACGGTACAGGTCGTCAGCCAAAGCGGTGCTGTGGTGGATCGTTTTACTTTAGACCAATTGCTTCCGGGGCAGGCTAAAAAACTCTATCAAGGCAAGTCGCTCAAGCCTGGGGGGTATGTTTACCTGATCTATACCCAAGGACATGCCCAGCAGATAAAAGTGATATGGTAG